TGAATCAAAGGCAACCTACTGCACAGCAGGTATAGCCGCTGCATGAGCTGATGCAGTGCGTGCTTTTTACTGTTCTTGGCTGGCTTGCGCAAGGCCTCATATTGTCGCGCCGCACCTACCTCAGAGCTGTAGCGAGAGAGCCAGAGAAAGGCAACCCCGACACCCAGAAACAGCACCGTTGCTGTTCCCAGCAGTAACGAAAGTCCATCAAGCCTCATGCTCATCCCCCCAATGGCTTAGAAATGCCAAAAAAGCCGCTTGGTCAGGGCCAGAGAGCCGCTCCAGAATGGCGCTGCGGCAAGGGGCTGATAAAGGATTCACGGCAACATACTGCCCATTCTGAAACTCCACTACATTGTGCGCCTCGTATAACGGGCGGTCCGTAGAGCGCTGAAAATACGTGGTCATCGTATCCATAAAGGCGCTCATTTTTCCCTCTAGCGTAGGCAGCTCCCGAAAGTGTGTGGGATAGGCTGTTTCATGCTCCAATGGCACACACTCTGTAATGCGTTCAATATAACGCCGCCCATCCAAATCACGGCGCAGATGGATATCAAAGTTAATGACGCTGACGACCTGCTGCTCGGCTACTCGTTCATTCGTAAACACACCTGTTTTAAGCAGGGAGTTACGAAGCGCATAAACCAAATCTCGAAAGGTCTTGGCATGATGGGTAAACAGTGTAAACAAGGAAGCCACCTGCGCCATTTGAACCATCCAGGCTGCGACCGGATCGGTGGCTACCTCACCCAAAATATTAACGGAGCCATCCGTTTTCTTTTGAATATCCAGACCTGCCTGACCAGAAATGGTATCTGTTTCACGTAAGCTGAGAATGTTACGATTCGGATAGATTTTGCGGAGCTGTAGCTCAAAGCTCATTTCCTGTACCCGGATGGGAAGCAGCGCCGAAATATGTTTTACCATTGCCATAAGCAGGGTCGTTTTACCGCTACCCTGTGCACCGGTAATTGCTGTAATCCGTTCACCCATGACCAAAAAGCGAATAAGTCCAATCGGCAGCTCCGCATGTTCGTCCTGCAAAAGCTGCTCCAGTGTGGCACTTTGCACATCAAATTTACGCACAAAAAAAGCCCACGATTCGGATAATCGGGGGCGCAGCACAACCACGCGAGAGCCATCTGCCATTTCATTGACCTTATAGCCGTTTGCCTCGGACAGCTGACCGGGGAAATTGTGCTTGTAAATATTCTGGCAGACACGGCGAAGCTCCTGTTCTGAACCAAAGGACAAAAAGCTCAAATGAATAGATTTCCCCTGATAGAATAGCCAGACACTATCATAGGAACGCGGAACCTCTCGCAGTCTTGCCTGGGCTGTGCCCTCGCCCTCCCATACGGAAGGAGGAATACCCGATACCCCGCCAGATATGCCATCTATGTGCATATCCCGTAGCTCGTCCACCACACTAAAGCCCTTGTATTGCTGATAAATCCATTGAACCACAAGCTCCAGCTTGTCCTGCACTTCAAGCAGCGGCTGCTCCTGCTCATAAATCTCAGTAATCTCCTCGGCTGTGATGCGATAAACCTCCTCATTTCCTTCATCCTCTAGCAGCTTTGCCTCGTCCAACGCATAGCACTGAATCAACTGACTAAGCGCCTCATAGCCATGCTGCTGCTTATATTTGTGCAGCAAAATATCAAAGTGCTCCTGTGATGTAAGCTGTTCAGGATTGTCAAAGGGAATTAGCCGATTTAGGCTGACTTCATCCAGTGTAAAGTGGTGGGTAAGCAAATCAGTAATCACCTGTTTTACATATTGCTTGTCCCGCAAATCGCCAGAGGTTGCACCACGCAGCGCGCGTTTCAGCTCTGCCCGCTTGCTTTTACGCCGACGATACTCCTCTTCTGATAAGCCATAGTCGCTCAGATTCGCGCTTGTCAGCTCATGCAGCGTATGCTTGATGTAATCTGTCATGCCCTCCAGCGTATAAATGGGAGCTTCTTTCGGCTGGTCGGGCATGATGCGGTTCATGCGAAGAAACAGCAGGCTAGCTCCTGCCAGCAGTAAGCCTAAAATAAGCAAGCCATGCCAAGTGGCCATCATTGATCCGTCTCCCCCCTTCCACCAAAGAAGGGCTGGAGTCCGCACTCGTTGATGAGTGCCTGCGCCACTTTTCTTACCTCCTGGACATAATTATAATTTTCATGCGCCTTTCCTACCTGCCGATTTCGGAAGAAATAACGAAGCGCATCGCCATGCTGACGATCATCCAGCCAGCCTGTGTTGTAGCTCATTGGATAAGTAGCTTCACGCTGCTTGCCAAACTGTCGCAACAAATTTTTGGCAGTCCAGACCGAATGGCTATCATACTGACCAAACACGAGTAAATGCTTTTTACTTTCCAGTAGCTCCTGCATGCTTGCATGCCGAAAAAACTGCTGAAGTACCAGCTTATTTTGTGGCAGACAGATCACTAGCACATCCGCCTCTTGTAGTAGCTTCATCGTCCACGCACTCCTAGCACCGCAGCCACCGTCTACAAGCACCAAATCATAAGCGCGCTTCGCCATATCCAACATGGAGGATAGCCAAGGCATTGCCGTAAGCATAAAGCTCTCATCTGTTCGCTCAGAGCCTGGCAGCAAGTCTAGCCTGTCCTTAAGCAACGGCAGTGTGTAGTTATAAATCATGGTAGGCTGCAGCTTTTGATTTTGCACCAGCCGCAGCAGCGCATCCACCCCCATATCCGTGCCACTCAGTAGGTCACCCTGCTGCCATGAGGCGCGTGTAAAACCCTGCTCCAGTGCGGCAAAACTGCTCGTGGTGTGACCAAACAGCACGGAACGTGCCGTATACTCCAGTCCCAGCAAGGCAGATACCGCCGTCAAATTGCTGGTTACTCCCGCTTGACCGGATACCGGACTCCAACACACAATCGTATGTCCCACAGATTAACTCCCTCCTTATTGTCCAA
The window above is part of the Paenibacillus sp. FSL H8-0048 genome. Proteins encoded here:
- a CDS encoding pilus assembly protein CpaF, whose product is MMATWHGLLILGLLLAGASLLFLRMNRIMPDQPKEAPIYTLEGMTDYIKHTLHELTSANLSDYGLSEEEYRRRKSKRAELKRALRGATSGDLRDKQYVKQVITDLLTHHFTLDEVSLNRLIPFDNPEQLTSQEHFDILLHKYKQQHGYEALSQLIQCYALDEAKLLEDEGNEEVYRITAEEITEIYEQEQPLLEVQDKLELVVQWIYQQYKGFSVVDELRDMHIDGISGGVSGIPPSVWEGEGTAQARLREVPRSYDSVWLFYQGKSIHLSFLSFGSEQELRRVCQNIYKHNFPGQLSEANGYKVNEMADGSRVVVLRPRLSESWAFFVRKFDVQSATLEQLLQDEHAELPIGLIRFLVMGERITAITGAQGSGKTTLLMAMVKHISALLPIRVQEMSFELQLRKIYPNRNILSLRETDTISGQAGLDIQKKTDGSVNILGEVATDPVAAWMVQMAQVASLFTLFTHHAKTFRDLVYALRNSLLKTGVFTNERVAEQQVVSVINFDIHLRRDLDGRRYIERITECVPLEHETAYPTHFRELPTLEGKMSAFMDTMTTYFQRSTDRPLYEAHNVVEFQNGQYVAVNPLSAPCRSAILERLSGPDQAAFLAFLSHWGDEHEA
- a CDS encoding MinD/ParA family ATP-binding protein, encoding MGHTIVCWSPVSGQAGVTSNLTAVSALLGLEYTARSVLFGHTTSSFAALEQGFTRASWQQGDLLSGTDMGVDALLRLVQNQKLQPTMIYNYTLPLLKDRLDLLPGSERTDESFMLTAMPWLSSMLDMAKRAYDLVLVDGGCGARSAWTMKLLQEADVLVICLPQNKLVLQQFFRHASMQELLESKKHLLVFGQYDSHSVWTAKNLLRQFGKQREATYPMSYNTGWLDDRQHGDALRYFFRNRQVGKAHENYNYVQEVRKVAQALINECGLQPFFGGRGETDQ